Proteins encoded together in one Prevotella scopos JCM 17725 window:
- a CDS encoding adenylate kinase: MKNIVIFGAPGAGKGTQSDKMIEKYGFGHISTGDVLRNEIKNGTELGKTAKGYIDNGQLIPDELMIDILASVYDSFGKDHKGVIFDGFPRTIPQAEALKNMLAERGHSIAAMVELFVPEDELMKRLLLRGQQSGRSDDNEETIKKRLNVYNNQTSPLIDWYEGENIHHHVEGLGTIDEIFARIESVIEAL; this comes from the coding sequence ATGAAGAATATTGTAATTTTCGGTGCGCCAGGTGCTGGTAAAGGTACTCAGAGCGACAAGATGATTGAGAAGTATGGTTTCGGTCATATTTCAACAGGTGACGTACTTCGTAATGAAATCAAGAATGGTACGGAACTTGGTAAGACTGCAAAAGGATACATTGACAATGGTCAGCTTATCCCAGATGAGTTGATGATTGATATTCTTGCAAGCGTTTATGATAGCTTTGGCAAGGATCACAAGGGTGTAATCTTCGATGGTTTCCCACGTACAATCCCACAGGCTGAGGCTTTGAAAAATATGTTGGCAGAACGTGGTCACAGCATTGCAGCGATGGTAGAACTCTTTGTTCCTGAGGATGAATTGATGAAGCGTCTGCTTCTCCGTGGACAGCAGAGCGGTCGTTCTGATGACAACGAGGAAACTATCAAGAAACGTCTCAATGTTTACAACAACCAGACCTCTCCATTGATTGACTGGTATGAGGGTGAGAATATTCATCACCACGTAGAGGGGCTTGGTACTATAGACGAAATCTTCGCACGTATAGAGTCTGTTATTGAAGCTCTGTAG
- the obgE gene encoding GTPase ObgE, with amino-acid sequence MESNFVDYVKIYCRSGKGGRGSMHLRHVKYNPNGGPDGGDGGKGGSVYLRGNHNYWTLLHLKFQRHIYAEHGGNGGRDKCHGTDGKDVYIDVPCGTVAYDAETGKYVCDVMHDGQTVMLLKGGRGGLGNFQFRTATNQAPRYAQPGEPMQEMTVILELKLLADVGLVGFPNAGKSTLLSTLSSAKPKIANYPFTTMEPSLGIVSYRDNQSFVMADIPGIIEGASEGKGLGLRFLRHIERNSLLLFMVPGDADDIKREYEVLLNELQQFNPEMLDKHRVLAVTKSDLLDDELIEMLRETLPTDLPVVFISAVTGQGIDDLKDILWKELNAESNKLQSILSEDTLVHRDKDMSHFAAELAAEDADIDDVEEVGIDELDEVEDLEDFEYTND; translated from the coding sequence ATGGAAAGTAACTTCGTAGATTACGTAAAGATATACTGCCGCTCTGGTAAGGGTGGTAGAGGTTCTATGCACCTTCGTCATGTGAAGTATAACCCCAATGGTGGACCAGATGGTGGCGATGGTGGTAAGGGTGGAAGCGTTTACTTACGTGGTAACCACAATTATTGGACGCTGTTGCACTTGAAGTTTCAGCGTCATATCTATGCTGAGCATGGAGGTAATGGTGGGCGTGATAAGTGTCATGGAACGGATGGTAAGGATGTTTATATCGATGTTCCTTGTGGAACTGTAGCCTATGACGCCGAAACAGGTAAGTACGTTTGCGATGTTATGCACGACGGGCAAACAGTGATGCTACTGAAAGGTGGACGTGGTGGACTGGGAAACTTCCAGTTCCGTACAGCTACGAATCAGGCTCCTCGTTATGCACAGCCGGGTGAACCAATGCAAGAGATGACTGTCATCCTTGAATTGAAACTGCTGGCTGACGTCGGTCTTGTGGGCTTCCCAAATGCTGGAAAGTCAACATTGTTGTCAACGCTTTCAAGTGCGAAGCCAAAGATTGCAAACTATCCTTTTACGACGATGGAACCATCGTTAGGAATTGTCAGCTATCGTGACAACCAAAGTTTCGTTATGGCTGATATTCCTGGTATTATCGAAGGAGCCAGTGAAGGTAAGGGACTCGGCTTGCGTTTCCTGCGTCATATAGAACGAAACTCTCTTCTGCTTTTTATGGTACCAGGAGATGCCGACGATATCAAGCGCGAATACGAGGTGTTACTAAATGAGTTGCAGCAGTTTAATCCAGAGATGCTCGACAAACATCGTGTCTTAGCGGTAACTAAGAGCGACCTTCTTGATGATGAACTCATTGAGATGCTACGTGAAACGTTGCCAACAGATCTTCCTGTTGTCTTCATATCAGCTGTTACAGGACAGGGAATTGATGACTTAAAGGATATTCTTTGGAAAGAACTTAATGCCGAAAGCAATAAGTTGCAGAGTATTCTTTCAGAAGATACACTTGTTCATCGTGACAAGGATATGTCGCATTTTGCTGCCGAGTTAGCCGCTGAGGATGCAGATATTGATGATGTTGAAGAGGTGGGTATAGACGAATTGGATGAGGTAGAAGACCTCGAAGATTTTGAATACACGAATGATTAA
- the pgeF gene encoding peptidoglycan editing factor PgeF — MIKPVLHYFNLADEVVSFSTTRHGGVSKGKLATLNINPHRGDEPSAVAENLHAVATEIGVEADKIIRLHQIHETHCLTVTDDFLRLSAVEQYEMEEGKDAVITNCRNVCIGVHTADCVPILFYDSVHHAIGAAHAGWRGTVQRIAQHTLRKMTELYGTDPKELKAVVGPCISLKNFEVGQEVYDAFSAAGFPMERIARMCEKWHIDLPLCNQLQLEELGVPSANIFQSAICTYDNASDFFSARILKEGFGTIYTGIALK; from the coding sequence ATGATTAAGCCTGTTCTACATTACTTTAATCTTGCCGACGAGGTAGTTAGCTTTAGCACTACCCGTCATGGCGGTGTTAGCAAAGGAAAGCTTGCTACGCTCAACATCAACCCTCATAGGGGTGATGAACCATCTGCTGTAGCCGAGAATTTACACGCTGTGGCTACTGAGATTGGTGTTGAGGCTGATAAGATTATCCGTTTGCATCAGATACATGAAACGCATTGTCTGACCGTGACGGATGATTTTCTCCGTCTTTCAGCAGTAGAGCAGTACGAGATGGAAGAAGGAAAAGATGCTGTCATTACCAATTGTCGTAACGTCTGCATCGGTGTTCATACGGCTGATTGTGTTCCTATTCTTTTTTATGACTCAGTTCATCATGCCATTGGTGCAGCCCATGCTGGTTGGCGTGGTACGGTGCAGCGTATCGCACAGCACACACTTCGCAAGATGACAGAACTATATGGTACTGACCCAAAAGAACTCAAGGCGGTTGTTGGTCCATGTATTTCGCTGAAGAACTTTGAGGTAGGTCAGGAGGTTTATGATGCTTTTTCGGCTGCAGGCTTCCCTATGGAACGCATTGCACGTATGTGTGAGAAATGGCATATCGACCTTCCGCTCTGCAATCAACTCCAATTAGAAGAACTCGGTGTTCCGTCTGCTAATATCTTTCAGTCCGCTATTTGCACCTACGACAACGCTTCCGACTTCTTCTCAGCACGTATTCTTAAAGAAGGATTTGGCACTATCTATACAGGTATTGCTCTGAAATAA
- a CDS encoding phosphoribosylaminoimidazolecarboxamide formyltransferase, producing MSYMKELALKYGCNPNQKPSRIYMEEGELPITVLSGRPGYINFLDALNSWQLVKELKAATGLPAAASFKHVSPAGAAVGLPLSDTLKKIYFVDDVDFELTPLASAYARARGADRMCSYGDFCALSDTCDKETALLIKREVSDGVIAPDYTPEALEILKDKRKGAYNVIKIDPNYVPAPIEKKQVFGITFEQGRNEVKLDDPALFENVPTKNKTFTEDAKRDLIISLITLKYTQSNSVCYAKDGQAIGIGAGQQSRIHCTRLAGSKADEWWLRQCPKVMSLPFKKDIRRADRDNTINIYISDEYEDVLQDGVWQQFFTECPEPLTREERKEWIAKNIGVALGSDAFFPFGDNIERAHKSGVEYIAQAGGSIRDDHVIDTCDKYNIAMAFTGVRLFHH from the coding sequence ATAAGTTATATGAAAGAATTAGCTCTTAAGTACGGATGTAATCCGAACCAGAAGCCTTCACGTATCTATATGGAGGAAGGCGAACTCCCAATCACAGTTCTCAGTGGCCGTCCCGGCTACATTAACTTTCTTGATGCACTCAACAGCTGGCAACTCGTTAAGGAGTTGAAGGCCGCTACTGGTCTGCCTGCTGCAGCATCGTTCAAGCATGTCAGCCCTGCTGGTGCTGCAGTTGGTCTTCCTTTGAGTGATACTCTTAAGAAGATTTACTTTGTCGATGATGTTGACTTCGAGCTTACACCGCTTGCAAGTGCATACGCTCGTGCGCGTGGAGCCGACCGCATGTGTTCTTATGGCGACTTCTGTGCTCTTAGTGATACCTGCGACAAGGAAACAGCCTTACTCATCAAACGTGAGGTCAGCGATGGTGTGATTGCACCTGACTATACCCCAGAGGCTTTGGAGATACTGAAGGACAAGCGTAAAGGTGCTTACAACGTCATTAAGATTGACCCTAACTATGTGCCTGCTCCTATCGAAAAGAAGCAAGTTTTCGGCATTACCTTTGAACAAGGCCGCAACGAAGTGAAGTTGGATGACCCAGCACTCTTTGAGAATGTACCTACAAAGAACAAGACATTCACCGAGGATGCAAAGCGTGATTTGATTATTTCATTGATTACATTGAAATATACTCAGAGCAACTCTGTCTGCTATGCTAAGGATGGACAAGCTATTGGTATCGGAGCAGGACAACAGAGCCGCATCCACTGCACTCGCTTAGCTGGTAGTAAGGCTGACGAATGGTGGTTGCGCCAGTGTCCAAAGGTGATGAGCCTCCCATTCAAAAAGGATATCCGTCGTGCCGACAGAGACAACACCATTAACATCTATATATCTGATGAGTATGAGGATGTACTGCAGGATGGCGTATGGCAGCAGTTCTTCACAGAATGTCCAGAGCCTCTAACTCGTGAAGAACGTAAGGAGTGGATAGCTAAGAACATAGGTGTTGCACTCGGTTCTGATGCTTTCTTCCCATTTGGCGACAACATTGAGCGTGCGCATAAGAGTGGTGTAGAATATATAGCACAGGCTGGTGGCAGCATTCGTGACGACCATGTTATTGATACTTGCGACAAATACAATATCGCAATGGCATTTACTGGCGTCCGCTTATTCCATCATTAA
- a CDS encoding RidA family protein, which yields MQALHTDKAPAAVGPYSQAIEANGFIFASGQLPIDPATNAFAEGGVKEQTRQSLTNARNVLAAAGVDLSHVVKTTVFLSDMENFAAMNEVYAEFFKEPYPARSAFAVKALPKGALVEIECIAVK from the coding sequence ATGCAAGCATTACACACAGACAAGGCACCTGCAGCTGTAGGTCCTTACAGTCAGGCTATCGAAGCCAATGGTTTCATCTTCGCATCTGGTCAGCTCCCTATTGACCCTGCTACTAACGCTTTCGCTGAAGGTGGAGTGAAAGAGCAGACGCGTCAGTCGCTCACAAACGCACGCAACGTATTGGCTGCAGCAGGCGTTGATCTTTCTCATGTTGTAAAGACAACCGTTTTCCTTTCTGATATGGAGAACTTCGCAGCAATGAATGAAGTCTATGCAGAGTTTTTCAAGGAGCCTTATCCAGCTCGTTCAGCTTTTGCTGTTAAGGCTTTGCCAAAGGGTGCACTTGTAGAGATTGAGTGCATTGCAGTGAAGTAA
- the rplS gene encoding 50S ribosomal protein L19 — MDLIKVAEEAFATGKQFPEFKAGDTITVAYKIVEGNKQRIQLYRGVVIKISGHGEKKRFTVRKMSGTIGVERIFPIESPNIDSIEVNKRGKVRRAKLYYLRDLTGKAARIKEKRNVTAK, encoded by the coding sequence ATGGATTTAATTAAAGTTGCTGAAGAAGCATTTGCAACCGGCAAACAGTTCCCAGAGTTCAAGGCTGGTGACACAATCACTGTCGCTTACAAAATCGTCGAGGGTAACAAACAGCGTATTCAGCTCTACCGTGGCGTAGTTATCAAGATTTCTGGTCATGGTGAGAAGAAGCGTTTCACAGTTCGTAAGATGTCAGGCACCATCGGTGTTGAGCGTATCTTCCCAATCGAGTCACCAAACATCGATTCTATCGAGGTGAACAAGCGTGGTAAGGTTCGTCGTGCAAAACTCTACTACCTCCGTGATCTTACAGGTAAGGCTGCACGTATCAAGGAAAAGAGAAACGTTACTGCAAAGTAA
- a CDS encoding TonB-dependent receptor, with the protein MKKETIYLSLAMLAMATTPCNAQSEEIKDSTLHLEEVTISTTRMPEIKQNAAATVTIIDQKQIAEMSKSAPDITHLLGMLTPGMALSSNTTSSRAQSLRGRSALILIDGIPQSTPLRSTDRDIRTIDIAAIDHIEVVKGSTALYGNGAIGGLINIITKKNTTNKAIAGETTLSGSTYNFFRHGKGQGYRINQQVYGRVGQFDYLVNGAFGRTGSAIDGDGKFISPRYGLGDTYTTNVLVNLGYSLSPKNRIELMYNFYRSLQDTKLIPFGGKYLQSPSIGIIGNKDPQAVDEGTRYNHNAYLKFTSKDIFKHTDLEASVYGSGIYTIFDFRKANPAQPRWEETSGQSAVKDHKFGFRTQFNTRLIFSENAFARLAYGYDYLYNKTSQPLVDGRYWMPWLTSNNHAPFVQMKTTLWQHLNVKLGGRYDFINVNVPDYDVLRNKLSDPQVQVKGGKLKYNNMSFNVGISYNKYPAFQPFVAYSQGFSIFDLGRTLRAAKADVLSKISTEPVKTNNYEIGAYSNIGNWLQLNGSFFYTYSKLGSDLKIENGFWVVNRTPQKVYGVEFSADARLTNNLKAGANFSWLEGKIKSASGEWDTYMSNISIPASKLSMYVNYTPIRNTYIQLQYLHTGKRDRFSPNAAGIYQEGEGPINRINLVNLTAGVKLKVCDLSLAVSNLFNYTYYTPSSMLMARNAEYAHGDGRKVTLTAIFKY; encoded by the coding sequence ATGAAGAAAGAAACAATTTATCTATCTCTCGCAATGCTTGCAATGGCAACAACACCTTGTAATGCACAATCAGAAGAGATTAAAGACTCCACATTACATCTCGAAGAAGTAACAATCAGTACCACACGTATGCCTGAAATAAAGCAGAATGCGGCTGCTACAGTTACGATTATTGACCAAAAGCAAATAGCAGAAATGAGCAAATCGGCTCCCGATATCACCCACCTCTTGGGTATGCTTACGCCTGGTATGGCTCTATCAAGTAATACTACAAGCTCGCGCGCACAATCACTTCGTGGAAGAAGTGCACTTATCTTGATTGATGGAATACCTCAATCAACTCCTTTGCGTTCAACAGATCGTGATATCCGAACCATTGACATCGCTGCTATCGACCATATAGAAGTGGTAAAAGGTTCTACCGCCCTCTATGGTAATGGTGCTATTGGAGGATTGATAAACATCATAACTAAGAAGAACACCACCAACAAGGCTATTGCTGGAGAGACGACTCTCTCGGGTTCAACTTATAACTTCTTCCGTCACGGAAAAGGGCAAGGTTATCGCATCAACCAGCAAGTTTATGGTCGTGTGGGACAGTTTGATTATCTCGTAAATGGTGCTTTCGGACGTACAGGTAGTGCTATTGATGGTGATGGAAAGTTTATCTCTCCGCGCTACGGACTCGGTGATACCTATACAACAAACGTACTTGTTAATCTCGGTTATTCCCTATCTCCAAAGAACAGAATCGAATTGATGTATAATTTCTATCGTAGTTTGCAAGATACGAAATTGATTCCTTTCGGCGGAAAGTACCTCCAAAGTCCTTCAATTGGTATAATTGGAAACAAGGATCCACAGGCAGTTGACGAGGGAACAAGATACAACCACAATGCTTACCTCAAATTTACTTCAAAGGATATATTCAAACATACCGACTTAGAAGCATCTGTTTATGGCTCGGGAATATATACTATTTTCGACTTCCGTAAGGCTAACCCAGCACAACCAAGATGGGAAGAAACAAGCGGACAGTCGGCTGTTAAAGACCACAAGTTTGGTTTCCGCACCCAGTTTAATACCCGACTTATTTTCTCAGAGAATGCGTTTGCACGTTTAGCTTATGGTTATGACTACCTTTATAATAAGACGTCACAACCATTGGTAGATGGTAGATATTGGATGCCATGGCTGACAAGTAACAACCATGCACCCTTTGTTCAAATGAAGACTACGCTTTGGCAGCACCTTAACGTCAAACTTGGAGGACGTTACGACTTCATTAATGTGAACGTACCAGACTATGATGTATTGCGCAATAAGCTTTCTGACCCACAGGTTCAGGTCAAGGGTGGAAAGCTAAAGTATAATAATATGTCTTTTAATGTGGGTATTTCTTATAACAAATATCCTGCTTTTCAACCCTTCGTAGCCTATTCTCAAGGTTTTTCTATCTTTGATTTAGGTCGTACACTACGTGCTGCTAAGGCCGATGTACTCTCTAAGATATCAACAGAACCTGTAAAAACAAACAACTACGAGATTGGAGCCTACTCTAACATAGGCAATTGGCTACAACTCAATGGGTCGTTCTTCTACACCTACTCTAAATTAGGTAGCGACCTCAAAATAGAAAATGGCTTCTGGGTTGTTAATCGTACTCCGCAGAAGGTTTATGGAGTTGAGTTCAGTGCAGATGCAAGACTAACAAACAACTTAAAAGCTGGAGCAAATTTCTCTTGGTTAGAAGGAAAGATTAAGTCGGCTTCTGGAGAATGGGATACTTACATGTCAAATATATCTATCCCAGCCTCAAAACTTTCAATGTATGTCAACTACACTCCAATCAGAAACACATATATCCAATTGCAATATCTGCACACAGGAAAGCGCGATCGCTTTTCACCAAATGCTGCAGGAATATACCAAGAGGGAGAAGGACCTATCAACAGAATCAACCTAGTCAATCTGACAGCTGGTGTAAAGTTGAAAGTATGTGATCTCAGTTTGGCAGTATCTAATCTTTTCAATTACACATATTACACACCTTCATCTATGCTAATGGCGCGTAATGCAGAGTATGCACATGGTGATGGTAGAAAAGTAACCCTCACGGCTATCTTTAAATATTGA
- a CDS encoding 5'-nucleotidase C-terminal domain-containing protein yields the protein MYKKTVYLSGLTALLALTGCASHYELAGIQRTRVLVDNRYDATPDAGAAKFMEPFKHKVDSVMGPVVGEVDHDMVAHRPESDLSNLLADIMVWAARDYNEKVDFGVYNMGGIRAALSKGKITFGDVLDIAPFENKICFVTLSGEKLLELFSQMAHTGGEAVSHGVELVFTRDHKLKSARLHGKEIDPKASYRIATLDYLAQGNDKMEAFKSATSVVSPQESSNNTRFIIMNYFKEQTAQGKVVNAHTEGRIRVE from the coding sequence ATGTATAAAAAAACGGTTTATCTGTCTGGATTAACAGCATTATTAGCGTTGACGGGCTGTGCTTCTCATTATGAGTTAGCAGGCATTCAGCGTACACGTGTGCTGGTTGATAATCGATATGATGCTACTCCTGATGCAGGGGCTGCAAAGTTTATGGAACCATTTAAGCACAAGGTTGACTCGGTGATGGGACCTGTTGTGGGAGAGGTTGACCACGATATGGTGGCACACCGCCCAGAGAGCGATCTCTCTAATCTGTTGGCAGACATCATGGTGTGGGCTGCACGCGATTATAATGAGAAGGTTGACTTTGGTGTTTATAATATGGGTGGTATCCGTGCAGCCCTTTCTAAGGGTAAGATTACCTTTGGTGACGTGTTGGATATCGCACCTTTCGAGAATAAAATTTGCTTCGTAACACTTTCTGGTGAGAAACTTTTAGAGCTGTTCTCACAGATGGCTCATACTGGTGGTGAGGCTGTTAGCCATGGCGTAGAACTTGTTTTCACACGCGACCATAAGCTTAAATCTGCTCGTTTGCATGGTAAGGAGATTGATCCAAAGGCAAGTTATCGTATTGCTACGCTCGATTACTTAGCACAGGGTAATGATAAGATGGAGGCGTTTAAGTCGGCAACAAGTGTTGTTTCACCACAAGAAAGCAGTAACAATACACGTTTTATAATTATGAACTATTTCAAGGAGCAGACAGCTCAAGGTAAGGTGGTTAATGCTCACACAGAAGGACGTATCCGTGTGGAATAA
- a CDS encoding bifunctional metallophosphatase/5'-nucleotidase, translated as MKRNILLIMFCFMAVVGFGQDKKLTILHTNDTHSQIYPLSPNLADTMKADRGGFVRRIAMLKEERAKNPDLLLFDSGDFSQGSPYYTMFKGDVEVGLMNQMHYDAATIGNHEFDFGLDNMVRLFKKANFPIVCANYDFKGTELAKLVKPYIILKRNGLKIGVFGLAPKLDGLVVKANYGPIVYNDPVACAQKVINELKAKKCDLIICISHLGWNIEGVSDEEVIAGTRGLDLVLGGHSHTYLTKLEYVKDLDGKMVGEDQNGKHAIYVGKLVLDMKKKK; from the coding sequence ATGAAAAGAAATATATTATTGATAATGTTCTGTTTCATGGCTGTTGTAGGTTTTGGACAGGACAAGAAACTGACAATTCTCCATACAAACGATACGCATAGTCAGATTTATCCGCTCAGTCCTAATCTTGCTGATACGATGAAGGCTGATCGTGGTGGTTTTGTGCGTCGTATTGCAATGCTTAAAGAGGAGCGTGCAAAGAACCCTGACTTGCTACTCTTTGATAGTGGTGACTTCTCGCAAGGCTCGCCTTATTACACAATGTTTAAGGGTGATGTTGAAGTGGGACTGATGAATCAGATGCACTATGATGCTGCTACGATTGGTAATCATGAATTTGACTTTGGTTTGGATAATATGGTGCGCCTCTTTAAGAAGGCAAACTTCCCAATCGTTTGTGCAAACTATGATTTTAAAGGAACTGAATTAGCAAAGTTGGTTAAGCCATACATTATTTTGAAGCGTAACGGACTGAAGATTGGTGTCTTTGGTCTTGCTCCAAAATTGGATGGTTTGGTAGTGAAAGCTAACTATGGTCCAATTGTTTATAACGACCCTGTCGCTTGTGCACAGAAGGTTATCAACGAATTAAAGGCAAAGAAGTGCGACCTTATTATCTGTATTTCTCACCTTGGTTGGAACATAGAAGGGGTCAGTGATGAGGAGGTTATCGCAGGAACTCGTGGTCTTGACCTTGTATTAGGCGGTCACTCACATACCTATCTTACAAAGTTAGAGTACGTGAAAGACCTTGACGGCAAGATGGTTGGCGAAGATCAGAATGGTAAGCATGCTATTTACGTAGGTAAGTTGGTGCTTGATATGAAGAAGAAAAAGTAG
- a CDS encoding transposase, whose translation MGSKHSKHRTFSEDFILTLLREYYSSEVSINFICRKYGINSASFYQWQKKYDLDEKKLSLSHDIITKVKAMRSKKAMEKAPLTREEELEEQVSNLKKALEYSELRNQGLMKVIEISSKEYGEDLLKKAGAKQ comes from the coding sequence ATGGGAAGTAAACATTCTAAACACAGAACATTCAGTGAGGACTTTATTCTCACTTTACTTCGTGAGTATTACTCATCAGAAGTGTCAATTAATTTCATCTGTCGTAAGTACGGCATTAATAGTGCCAGCTTTTATCAATGGCAAAAAAAGTATGATTTAGATGAAAAAAAGCTATCTTTGTCGCATGATATTATTACTAAAGTAAAAGCTATGCGTAGTAAGAAAGCTATGGAGAAAGCCCCTCTAACTCGTGAGGAAGAGCTTGAAGAACAAGTATCGAATTTGAAGAAAGCTTTGGAGTATTCTGAACTTCGCAATCAAGGTTTGATGAAAGTCATAGAGATAAGCAGTAAGGAATATGGTGAGGATTTGCTAAAAAAAGCTGGCGCCAAGCAGTAG
- a CDS encoding IS3 family transposase: MLSGLFGKTREGYYSVSKEKREHRKLTEKIVVRAVMDVRADAPRIGAQKLLHMLMDIYPGLMLGRDRFYQLMHKHHLMLKPSRCRHTTNSNHNYFKYKNTAKGMVLTRPAQLWVADITYIDTEDGVVYLHLITDAFTHEIIGWKLSDSLQAVNTLAALDMAIEHSQGMNLSLMTHHSDRGVQYCSNAYVARLESIHSGISMTEDYNPTDNAIAERVNGIIKQEWLYHMKRPKNLDDARCTIAGIIDFYNNKRPHMSNGMLTPRQMREKHCNVA; encoded by the coding sequence CTGCTGAGTGGACTGTTTGGCAAGACTCGTGAAGGCTATTACTCTGTGAGTAAAGAGAAGAGGGAGCATCGTAAACTTACTGAGAAAATTGTCGTACGTGCAGTAATGGATGTTCGTGCAGATGCTCCTCGAATAGGTGCACAGAAACTTTTGCACATGCTTATGGATATCTATCCTGGCTTAATGCTTGGGCGCGACAGGTTCTACCAGCTAATGCACAAGCATCACCTTATGCTGAAGCCATCCAGATGTCGCCACACCACGAACTCCAATCACAACTATTTCAAGTATAAGAACACGGCAAAAGGAATGGTTCTTACACGTCCTGCACAACTCTGGGTAGCAGACATCACATATATAGATACTGAGGATGGTGTGGTCTATCTTCACCTCATAACCGATGCATTCACTCATGAGATAATCGGATGGAAGCTTTCTGACAGTCTGCAGGCTGTCAATACGCTTGCTGCCCTAGACATGGCAATAGAACATTCACAGGGTATGAATCTCTCGCTGATGACGCACCACTCTGATCGTGGGGTTCAATACTGCAGCAACGCCTACGTGGCAAGGCTGGAGAGTATACACTCGGGCATAAGCATGACTGAAGACTACAACCCTACAGATAATGCAATCGCCGAAAGAGTGAACGGAATAATAAAGCAAGAGTGGCTCTACCACATGAAACGACCGAAGAACCTCGATGATGCACGATGCACTATTGCTGGTATCATAGACTTCTACAACAATAAGAGACCCCATATGAGCAACGGCATGCTTACGCCAAGACAAATGAGAGAAAAGCACTGCAATGTAGCATAA
- a CDS encoding ATP-binding protein, translated as MTDYIHRKIEETILEASKYFSVIAVSGPRQSGKSTLLTQLFPLYEKYSLKDLNILDYAKNDPIAFLNQTDEGMFIDEIQRCPQLLDYIQGIVDNNSKRHFALSGSSNFEVMKNLSESLAGRAGVFELLPMSIQEVTGKVDLDNLNQILYNGLYPSICAKKNIAKFFYPSYVRTYLEKDVRDLLQIKDQIRFTKFLKLCAARIGSLFNASELGAEVGVSSKTISHWLSVLQASYLITLLPPYYENIPKRLVKSPKLYFNDPGLACYLLDIESPQQLDRDKMRGAIFENMIVMEAIKHRYNMGLEGGVFFYRDSNQNEVDLLIKQEGELTAIEVKSSMTYSSSFEKALTQIEGWIKTPISKKTIVYSGDFENTSGNINLINYRHISSIL; from the coding sequence ATGACCGATTATATACATCGCAAAATAGAGGAAACGATACTTGAGGCATCAAAATACTTCTCCGTGATAGCTGTCTCTGGACCACGTCAATCAGGCAAGAGTACATTGTTAACTCAATTATTCCCACTCTACGAGAAATACAGTCTAAAGGATCTCAACATTCTTGATTACGCAAAGAATGATCCCATAGCCTTCCTTAATCAGACAGATGAAGGAATGTTTATTGACGAGATACAAAGGTGTCCTCAACTATTAGACTACATACAAGGCATTGTAGATAACAATTCCAAGAGACATTTCGCATTGTCAGGAAGTTCGAATTTCGAGGTAATGAAGAACTTATCAGAATCTCTTGCTGGTCGTGCAGGGGTGTTCGAACTGTTGCCAATGTCCATACAGGAGGTTACAGGAAAGGTTGATTTAGACAATCTAAATCAAATCCTTTACAACGGGCTCTACCCTTCTATCTGTGCAAAGAAGAATATTGCTAAGTTCTTTTACCCCTCTTATGTTAGGACATACTTGGAGAAAGACGTAAGAGATCTCCTACAGATAAAAGACCAAATACGCTTCACAAAGTTCTTGAAACTGTGTGCAGCACGAATAGGCTCACTCTTCAACGCTTCTGAATTAGGTGCAGAGGTAGGCGTAAGTTCCAAGACTATCAGCCACTGGCTTTCTGTCTTACAGGCTTCTTACCTCATAACGCTCCTCCCACCCTACTATGAGAACATTCCAAAAAGACTGGTGAAGAGCCCTAAACTCTATTTCAACGACCCAGGACTGGCCTGTTATCTACTCGACATCGAGAGTCCTCAACAGTTAGACAGGGATAAGATGCGTGGTGCTATCTTTGAGAATATGATTGTTATGGAGGCTATCAAGCATCGCTATAACATGGGATTAGAGGGTGGAGTATTCTTCTATCGCGACTCTAATCAGAATGAAGTTGACCTCTTAATCAAGCAGGAAGGGGAACTAACAGCCATTGAAGTGAAGTCTTCTATGACTTATAGTTCATCTTTCGAGAAGGCACTCACGCAGATTGAAGGATGGATAAAGACCCCCATAAGTAAGAAGACTATAGTCTACTCTGGCGACTTTGAGAACACGAGTGGCAACATCAACCTTATCAACTATCGCCATATTTCTTCCATTCTCTGA